One region of Pseudoalteromonas galatheae genomic DNA includes:
- a CDS encoding SufE family protein, with amino-acid sequence MNIEHITKKLSDSHGWQAKYREIMLLGKQLPSLPDALKVDSALVSGCDSKVWLYLDLDENAQQLVLIADSDTRIVKGLLAIIIAAYASKTPEQASQFNAYELFESLGLIAHLSPSRGNGIRAIVEQIQAKAELLK; translated from the coding sequence ATGAATATTGAACATATCACAAAAAAATTATCTGACAGTCATGGCTGGCAAGCCAAGTACCGTGAAATTATGCTGCTAGGTAAACAACTTCCATCGCTTCCTGATGCGCTGAAAGTCGACTCAGCGTTAGTGTCAGGCTGTGATAGTAAGGTTTGGCTCTATCTGGACTTAGATGAAAACGCGCAGCAGCTCGTACTCATTGCCGACTCAGATACGCGTATTGTCAAAGGATTACTTGCAATCATCATTGCAGCGTACGCAAGTAAAACACCAGAGCAAGCAAGTCAGTTTAATGCTTATGAACTGTTTGAGTCGCTTGGATTAATTGCTCACCTAAGCCCATCAAGAGGTAATGGTATACGTGCGATTGTTGAACAGATCCAAGCAAAGGCGGAGTTATTAAAATAA
- the tcdA gene encoding tRNA cyclic N6-threonylcarbamoyladenosine(37) synthase TcdA, which produces MTDSNRELRFGGIGRLYGNAELEALSRAHFCVIGIGGVGSWAVEALARTGIGKITLIDMDDICVTNINRQLHAYSESIGMQKIEAMRDRCLAINPDCEVTLIDDFLMLDNIRNYIQGFDYVIDCIDAVKEKAALIAHCKRNKIPVITTGGAGGQTDPSQIQYGDVAKTTHDPLLAKVRYILRKQYNFSDNPKRKFGVDCVYSTEQLVYPSTDGTVCKAKQQAEGGKNMDCATGFGSATMVTGSFGFFAASKAIRKYLDKQSKSSE; this is translated from the coding sequence ATGACGGATTCGAATAGAGAACTAAGATTTGGCGGTATTGGTCGGTTATACGGTAACGCCGAGTTAGAAGCATTAAGTAGAGCACACTTTTGTGTTATTGGTATCGGTGGCGTTGGTAGCTGGGCTGTAGAAGCATTAGCGAGAACGGGTATAGGAAAGATTACGCTTATCGATATGGACGATATTTGTGTTACTAACATTAACCGCCAGTTACATGCTTATAGCGAAAGTATCGGGATGCAAAAGATTGAAGCAATGCGAGATCGCTGTCTTGCGATTAACCCAGATTGTGAAGTTACCCTGATCGATGATTTTTTGATGTTAGATAACATTAGAAACTACATTCAAGGCTTTGATTATGTTATTGACTGTATCGACGCGGTTAAAGAGAAAGCGGCGCTAATCGCGCATTGTAAGCGTAATAAAATACCGGTGATCACCACAGGAGGTGCAGGCGGTCAAACCGATCCTAGCCAGATCCAATATGGGGATGTGGCAAAGACAACCCATGATCCGCTGCTGGCAAAAGTACGTTATATTCTCAGAAAACAATATAATTTTAGCGATAATCCAAAACGTAAATTTGGCGTGGATTGTGTGTATTCCACAGAGCAGCTCGTTTACCCAAGTACCGACGGCACCGTGTGCAAGGCAAAGCAACAAGCTGAAGGTGGGAAAAATATGGACTGCGCGACCGGGTTTGGCTCTGCTACTATGGTAACTGGGAGTTTTGGTTTTTTTGCGGCGTCCAAAGCAATACGCAAGTACCTAGATAAACAAAGCAAAAGCAGCGAATAA
- the lpxK gene encoding tetraacyldisaccharide 4'-kinase yields MASKIEQSWYKKAGVLTLLLLPLSLLFGLISSIRKGLYKLGFCPAYRSPVPVIIVGNISVGGNGKTPFVLWLVPFLEKLGFKVGVISRGYGAKPSSTPFLVTEATSTEEGGDEPCLLAKRLKCPVMIGADRQASIEKLLDSSDVNIIVSDDGLQHYKLARDIEFCIVDAERRFGNGLWMPAGPLRELPKRIQSVDLAVYNGGCESYSYTLEAVGFFRVTDDSPASNIEMAGASVCAIGNPARFENTLRDRGIVLSESLHFADHHPYQASDFSQIDNGAIFMTEKDAVKCRTFAKDNWYYLKVDAKPTSALEKAVLNLLKKKEIYHGL; encoded by the coding sequence ATGGCATCAAAAATAGAGCAAAGTTGGTATAAAAAAGCGGGCGTACTGACGTTGTTATTGCTCCCGTTAAGCCTATTATTTGGACTTATTAGCTCGATAAGAAAGGGGCTTTATAAACTCGGTTTTTGCCCCGCGTATCGCTCGCCTGTTCCGGTTATTATTGTCGGTAACATCAGTGTGGGCGGTAATGGCAAAACGCCATTTGTGCTTTGGTTAGTGCCTTTTCTTGAAAAGCTTGGTTTTAAGGTTGGGGTGATCAGTCGAGGCTACGGTGCGAAACCCAGTTCAACCCCGTTTTTGGTCACTGAAGCGACCTCAACGGAAGAGGGCGGTGATGAACCTTGTTTACTCGCCAAGCGGTTGAAATGCCCAGTGATGATTGGTGCTGATAGACAAGCCAGTATCGAGAAATTATTGGATAGTAGCGATGTAAACATCATTGTCAGCGACGATGGGCTACAGCACTATAAATTGGCGCGAGATATTGAATTCTGTATTGTTGATGCTGAACGGCGCTTTGGGAATGGCTTGTGGATGCCAGCAGGGCCCCTTAGGGAGTTACCTAAGCGTATTCAGAGTGTCGATCTTGCCGTATATAATGGTGGGTGCGAAAGTTACTCCTATACGCTAGAGGCGGTTGGTTTTTTTCGTGTTACAGATGATAGTCCAGCATCCAATATTGAAATGGCTGGTGCTTCAGTCTGTGCTATCGGCAATCCCGCGCGATTTGAAAATACGCTACGAGATAGGGGGATTGTTCTGAGTGAAAGCCTACATTTTGCGGACCATCATCCATATCAAGCGTCCGACTTCTCGCAAATCGATAACGGCGCTATTTTTATGACAGAGAAAGATGCGGTAAAGTGTCGCACATTTGCAAAAGATAATTGGTATTACCTCAAAGTAGATGCCAAACCTACATCAGCGCTTGAAAAAGCGGTATTAAATTTACTTAAAAAGAAAGAGATTTATCATGGCCTTTGA
- a CDS encoding Trm112 family protein, whose amino-acid sequence MAFDTKLLEIIACPVCKGKLRYDKENKELISTAAKLAYPIKDDIPVLLENEARELSSDEVEQWNS is encoded by the coding sequence ATGGCCTTTGATACCAAATTACTAGAAATAATTGCCTGCCCAGTATGTAAAGGCAAATTAAGATATGACAAAGAAAACAAAGAGTTGATCAGCACAGCAGCTAAGCTTGCGTATCCAATTAAAGATGATATTCCTGTGCTATTGGAAAACGAAGCACGCGAGCTGAGCAGTGATGAGGTTGAGCAGTGGAATTCGTAG
- the kdsB gene encoding 3-deoxy-manno-octulosonate cytidylyltransferase yields the protein MEFVVVIPARYASSRLPGKPLADIGGKPMIQRVYEQAIQSGAAAVYIATDHSAVFEAAQGFTDNVLMTREDHQSGTERLAEVVEQLGLNEQTLVVNVQGDEPLLEPDNIAQVAALLHHSDAPMATLCVDVEDVEEVLNPNAVKVVSDIQDNALYFSRASIPFQRDSMLTLDKNNIPVSHFRRHVGIYAYRAGFIQTYLSLSVSPLELQESLEQLRVLYHGYKIKVAKAAKPVHAGVDTPEDLARVQEILNGKV from the coding sequence GTGGAATTCGTAGTCGTTATTCCGGCGCGTTATGCTTCAAGCAGGCTGCCTGGTAAACCACTTGCTGATATCGGCGGTAAACCAATGATCCAGCGTGTCTACGAACAAGCTATTCAATCTGGTGCTGCAGCGGTTTATATCGCAACCGATCACAGTGCGGTATTTGAGGCTGCGCAAGGCTTCACCGATAATGTGCTTATGACGCGTGAAGATCACCAATCTGGTACTGAGCGACTTGCCGAAGTTGTTGAACAACTGGGGCTGAACGAACAAACCTTGGTGGTCAACGTACAAGGTGATGAGCCACTATTAGAGCCTGATAACATCGCACAAGTCGCAGCACTACTGCATCATTCTGATGCACCGATGGCGACTTTGTGCGTTGATGTGGAAGATGTAGAAGAGGTGTTAAATCCGAATGCTGTGAAAGTGGTGTCTGATATTCAAGATAACGCGCTGTATTTCTCTCGCGCGTCTATTCCGTTTCAGCGCGACAGTATGTTAACGCTCGACAAAAATAACATTCCAGTGAGTCACTTTAGACGTCATGTTGGCATATATGCTTATCGTGCGGGCTTTATTCAAACCTATTTATCGCTAAGTGTTTCACCGCTAGAGTTGCAAGAGTCACTAGAGCAGCTACGCGTGCTGTATCATGGATACAAAATTAAGGTCGCTAAAGCGGCTAAGCCGGTGCATGCAGGAGTCGATACTCCCGAAGATTTGGCACGAGTTCAAGAGATACTGAATGGAAAAGTTTAA
- a CDS encoding TIGR01621 family pseudouridine synthase: MEKFKLIADEADYVVAYKPQGVSFHSEDGAGFVALLTEQLGYPLFAVHRLDKVTSGLILLAKSSETAKQLTSLFSARKIDKFYLALVSAKPKKKQGWIKGDMAKSRRGTYKLVKTKLNPAVTRFYSCSVASNLRACIVKPFSGKTHQIRVALKSIGAPILGDLAYSGEPADRTYLHAFCLEFEWQGNHQRYQAAPEGEGAFGHLLAHEIFASWQNPSQLEW; encoded by the coding sequence ATGGAAAAGTTTAAGCTCATTGCAGACGAGGCAGACTATGTAGTTGCATACAAACCTCAAGGTGTGAGTTTCCATAGTGAGGACGGTGCAGGTTTTGTTGCCTTACTGACGGAGCAATTAGGCTATCCCTTATTTGCGGTTCACCGCCTTGATAAAGTTACATCGGGACTCATTCTTTTAGCGAAGTCTAGCGAGACTGCAAAGCAGTTGACAAGCCTGTTTTCCGCCCGAAAAATAGATAAATTTTACTTGGCGTTAGTCAGTGCTAAACCGAAGAAAAAGCAAGGCTGGATAAAAGGCGATATGGCTAAGTCGCGTAGAGGCACTTATAAACTGGTTAAAACTAAGCTAAATCCTGCGGTGACTCGATTTTATTCATGCTCTGTTGCGAGCAACCTACGCGCTTGTATCGTTAAACCGTTTAGCGGTAAAACACACCAAATTCGCGTGGCACTAAAAAGTATCGGTGCGCCAATTTTAGGTGATTTAGCCTATAGTGGAGAGCCTGCTGATAGAACGTATCTTCACGCATTTTGCCTTGAATTTGAGTGGCAAGGTAACCATCAACGTTATCAAGCGGCGCCTGAAGGTGAGGGTGCATTTGGCCATTTATTGGCACATGAAATCTTTGCAAGTTGGCAAAATCCAAGTCAATTAGAGTGGTAA